TCGACGATCCGTTCCCGCTCAAGCTGATCCACAGCGTGCGCGGCATCGGCTACCGCTTCGATACTCAGCCATGAAAATCGCCGGCACGTATTCCCTGACATTACGCCTGGCGCTGGTCTTCGCCGTACTCGCCTTCGCGGCGCTGGCAGGCCTGGGCGCAGCGCTTTACAACCAGTTGGAAGAGCAACTGACCCGCCGCGACGACATCCAGTTGGTCAGCCGCATCGACCAATTGCGCACCATCCTCAACGACAGCAACACCCTGGAGCTGATCAAGAACAAACCGGCGCTGTTCCAGAACATGCTGGGCAACCGCGAAGCGCTGTTGACCATCGGCGCGCCGGGGCAACCGCCCTTGTTCGTGGTCAACCCCAGCGACCTGGCACTCCCGAGTGTGCCCGCCGTGCCGGTCGACCATGTGATGGCCCTCAATGACGTGCAGCATTTGCCGAGCATCAACGGCGTGCCGTTCTCGGCGGTGGCGGCCAGTATCGACTCCGGCGACCAGGGCAATCTGCAGGTGCTGATCGGCAAGGTGATGAGCGAACGCACGGCAATGCTCGCCAACTACCGACTCAGCGTTTACGGCTTGGCGTCATTGGCAGCGATTGTGCTGGCACTGGTGGGCTGTCTGCTGGTGTATCGCGGCCTGCTGCCGCTGCGGCGGATTGCCCGGCATGCCCACGGGATCGGCATCGCCAACCTCGGTGAACGCCTCGACCGCCACGGTACGCCCCGGGAATTGCAGCCGATGATCGAAGCCTTCAACGCGATGCTGGACCGGCTCGACCGAGGGGTAGCGCAACTGAGCCAGGTCTCCACCGACATGGCCCACGAACTGCGCACACCGATCAACAACCTGCTCGGCGAAACCCAGGTCGCGTTGCAACAGAATCGTAGCGTCGACGCCTATCAACAGCTGCTCGCCTCCAACGTCGAAGAGCTCGAACGGCTGACACGGATGCTCGACAACATGCTGTTTCTCGCCCGCACCGACCCGGCCAGTGCCCTGAACCAGCGTCAGGAGCTGGATGCCTGCGATGAAATGCAGCGCATCGCCGATTACTTCGAAGGCCTGGCCGCCGATGTCGGCGTCACCATCGAGGCCCGTGGCAGCGGCGTAATCTGGGCCGAACCGATGTTGCTGCGTCGGGCGCTGGCCAATCTGTGCGCCAACGCGATCAAGTACGGCGCGGCGGATTCGACGATGCAGGTTGAAGCCATGGCCGAACCGGACGGCAGCTATCTGCGGGTACGTAATCAGGGTGCGACGATTCCGGCGGAGCATCTGTCGCGGCTGTTCGAGCGTTTCTATCGCGTCGACCCGTCCCGCGAGCGCTCGGCCCAATCCAACGGTCTGGGCCTGTCGATCGTGGCGACGATCATGCAATTGCATCAGGGCCGCTACAGCGTCAGCAGCGTTGAGGGCGTCACCTGCTTTGAGCTGTTTTTTCCAGCACGGGAGAGGCGAGACGCAAATGTGTGAAGGCGCCGAGCGCAAGCGCCGCGAGCATCAACGCCGTGGCCACGCCGAAGGTCATGTGTAAGCCGGCGCCGATGCCCGTGGCTGACGCCTGAGTCGGGTTGTCCGTGGCCAACGCAAACACCGCGCCCATCGCCGCCGCCCCGGTGATCAGGCCCAGATTTCGCGACAACCCGAGCAGGGCCGAGACCACCCCGCGCTGATCCTGAGCGACGCCGGACATCAACCCGGTATTGTTGGCGGCCTGGAACAGCGCATAACTCAAGGCCACCAGCGTTATCGGCAGCACATAAGCAAACACCCCGAAACTCATCGGTAACAGCGCCAACAGTCCGCAACCGCAGGCGAGTCCTAGCAACGCGCCCGGCACCATCCTCCGCACGCCAAAACGATCCACCAGACGCCCGGCCGGTACGCCACTGAACGCCGCCAACAGCGGCCCGACCGATAACACCAGTCCAACTTGAGTGCTGGTGAGGCCCAGACCTCGGCTCAAGTAAAACGGCCCGACCACCAGCGTGGTCATCATGACCGTCGTCACCAGCAACGTCAGCGCCAGACTGCTGCTGATTCGTGTGTCGGCGAACAGTGACAAGTGAATCAGCGGCGCCTTGCTCTTCTTCTCGACCAGCATGAACAACCCCACGCCCAGCAGGCTGATCAGCAACAACGTTTGAGTGAATCCTTCAACCGTCATCGCCAGTGCATAAGCCGCCAGCGTCAGCATCAGCACGGCGGTGCCCGGATAATCAAACGCAACAGGCGAGCGTGCAGTTCGATCCTTCGGCAGATAGCGATACACCAGCCATGCGTTGAGCAACCCCAACGGCACGTTGATCACAAAGATCGACTGCCAGCCGACATGCGCCATCAACAGCCCACCCAGCGACGGCCCGAGGGTGGTGCCGGTCGCCGACATCGTGGCCAGCAACCCCATCGCACTGCCGGATCGGGATTTGGGCACCGCATCGGCCACCAGCGCCACCGTCAACGCGAACATGATCGCCGCGCCAAGGCCTTGCACCGCCCGCGCAACGATCAGCCAGGCCAGGTTCGGCGCGAGCGCGCAAGCCAGCGAAGCGATGGTAAATATGCCGATGCCGATCAACAGCAAGCGCCGCCGACCGAAGCCGTCACCCAGCCTTCCGACGCTGACAATCAACGTGGTGACCGCCAGCAGGTAGGCCAGAACGATCCACTGCACCTGTTGAAACGTCGCATCGAACGCCTCCGCCAGGGTCGGCAATCCGGCGTTGGCGATGCTGGTGTCCAGCGACGGCATCAGCATCGACAGCGCCAGACTGGTCAACGCCCAGCGGGCTGAAGGGCTCAGGGGTTCTCGGTGCATGGGGGGGCTCACAGGGCAAAGGTCATGCGGCATAGCCTGAGCCTCGACAATACAAGGCGCAAGACGCATGCTTTGCACTTGATACCTGCATGGAACGCCATGTCATGAATGCGCCGGACCTGAACCTGTTGATCACCCTCGACGTGTTGCTGAGCGAAGGCAGCGTCGCTCGCGCCGCCGAACGCCTGCGTCTGAGCCCTTCAGCAATGAGCCGGGCGCTGGCCCGGTTGCGGGAAACCACCGGGGATCCGCTGCTGGTTCGCGCCGGTCGCGGACTGGTGCCGACCCCGCGTGCGTTGGAGCTGCGCGACCGGGTCAGTTATCTGGTGCAGGAAGCCGAGGCGGTTTTGCGCCCGGCAGAGGTGCTCGATCCCGGCCAGTTGCGGCGCACCTTCACCCTGCGCAACACCGACGGTTTTGTCGAAACCTTTGCCGCCGCCCTGCTCGCCCGCATCGCCGAAGAGGCGCCCGATGTGCGCTTGCGCTTTGTGCAAAAGGCTGACAAGGACAGCACACTGTTGCGCGAAGGTCGGGTGGATCTGGAAACCGGTGTGGTCGATGACAGCACCGACCCGACGCTGCACAGTCGCATCCTGTTCCGGGATCAGTGGATCGGTGTGGTGCGTGAGGGGCATCCGTTGAGCAGCGGCAAGGTCAGCGCCAAACGCTTCTCTGCTGGCCAGCACATTCTGGTGTCACGCCGCGGGCGCAGCAGCGGTCCGGTGGACGAGGCATTGCTCGCCTTCGGCCTGACGCGGGATATCGTCACCTCGTTCGGCGGGTTTTCGGCGGCGCTGACACTGGTCCGAGAATCAGACTTGATCGCCACCGTTCCAGAACGTCACACCAGCAAACTGCGAACGGGCCTGCACAGTTTCGCCCTGCCCTTGCGCATGCCGGACATCAGCGTGTCCATGCTCTGGCATCCGCGCATGGACGCCGACCCGGCGCATCGCTGGTTGCGCAATTGTGTGCGGGAGGTTTGCGCCTAGCGCGCCTCTCCGTCCTTGGGTTTGTAGAACAGGAACTTCCCGGTCTCGGCAGTCTTGGTGTACTTCTTGGCCCAGCTCGGGTCGACATTGTGGTCATGAAAATACAGCGCGCCATGGGTGCGATCGTTAAGCTGGCGGTTCAGCGCCTTGCCGGCGATCTCCTTGGCCAGCGCATATTCGGCGTCTTCCTTGACCTGATCGGACTTACCATCGCACCACCAGGAAAACTGGCAGCTCTTGGTTTCCGAGCCCTGCTTGACCACCTCGCACACGGTGCCCGGAAAACCATCGTGGCCGAGGCGGTTCATCACCACGCTGGCCACGGCTTCCATTTCCGCCGTGTCCTTGCCCTTGGCTTCCCAATAGATGCTGCGCGCCAGACAGGTGATCGGGTCGTCGAGCGGCGCGGTGCCGGCCGGGTCGACGGCTTGCACTTCTTTCGGGGTGATGGCTTCGGACTTTGGCGCCGGCGGCGCGTCGGGTTTGTCGGCAGCCTTCTCTTCCAGTACCTCGGCTTTCGCTTCGGCCTTTTCCTTGATTGGCGCCTGATCGGTGGCCAATGCCGTGCCGCTCAGCAGGGTCAACACAAGACAACAGATCAGCCCGTGCAATTTCATGATCGATTCTTCCGGCAGCGCCCGTTGCGGGCAAAGTGTTAAATGGCTGAGACGCCCGGTTTCCGGGGACTTCGCAGAGTGTAGACGGCAGAATCCGGCGCAACGTTCCGCGCTGAAAACCACAGGATGAAGAAAAAAGACATTGCACGACCCCGGGGCCTTTCGCGCATCATGGGCGCACTCAGCCCAAGGGAGATTTCCATGCGCTTCATGCCATCCGTTCTGCGACTCGCCGTGTTGTCCACGGGACTGGCGTTGGCCACCTCGGCCATGGCCACCGACGAGTCGCAACTGGTCGAGTCGATCAACAGCTACCGCAGCCAACCGCAGCGTTGCGGCGCGCAGGCGTCCAGTGAGTTGCCGCCGCTGTCGGCCGACCCGCGCCTGATTCTGCCAGCCAGCGGCGTCGTCGATCTGCAACAGGCCATGGCCAGTGCCAGCTACCCGATGGTCAATGTGCAGGCGATCACCCTCAACGGCCCTCGGGATGCGGCATCGGCGATGAAGGCGATTCAGGAGAGCTTCTGTCAGGTGGTGCTGGATCCGCAGTTCGTCGATATCGGTGTCAGCCGCGCCGACCGCGACTGGCGCATCACGTTGGCGCGGCCATTGTTGTCGGCGCGTCTGGGCGACGGGCAAGCCGAAGGCCAGAAGTTGCTGACACAACTCAACGCCGCCCGCAGCCAGCCACGCCAGTGCGGTGGCCAGGCCTTCTCGGCCGCCGCGCCGCTGGCGTGGAACGCAGTGCTCGGCGGTGTGGCGCAGGATCACAGCCGTCAGATGGCCAACAACAATTATTTCGACCACAAGGACCGCGACGGCCGTACCCCCGGTGACCGCGCTGAACTGGCCGGGTACAGCGGTCAGCAGGTCGGCGAGAACATCGCCGCCGGGCAGGATACCGTGCAGAAAGTCGTTGCCGGCTGGCTCGCCAGCCCCGGTCATTGCGCCAACCTGATGAACCCGCAGTACCGCGAACTCGGTGCGGCCTATGCCGTCGATCCGAAGAGCAGCGCCGGCATTTACTGGACTGCGATGTTTGGTGGCGAGTAAGTCTTAAAACCACCACTGAACACTGTGGGAGCTGCGGTGCGACGATTCGACTTGCCAGCGATGGGGCCAGCACAGTCAAACCATCATCGACTGATCCGCCGCCATCGCTGGCAAGCCAGCTCCCACAGGACTCATGGGTGGACTCAGATTGGGGCAATAAAAAACCGGAGCCAGGCTCCGGTTTTTTTGGTCAGTGGGTTCTCATCCCCGCCGCATACATCGCCAGTTTCAGCAGACTCGCCACCACCGCCAGCGAGACTACACTGCCGGACCAGATCAGCAGCAACCAGCCCAGTCGTTTGTACCAGCGGCTTTTCACTTCACGCATTTCAATGGTAGCCATCGCCAATCCTCACTTTGCCGCGGAAGACGTAGTAGTTCCAGAAGGTGTACATCAGGATCACCGGCAAAATGAACAGCGCGCCGATCAGGGCGAACAACTGGCTGGTGGCCGGTGATGCTGCCGCCCACAGGCTGACCGACGGCGGGATGATGTTCGGCCAGATGCTCAGCGCCAGCCCGATGTAACCGAGGAACATCAGCACCAGGGTGAACACGAATGGCCAGTGGGTGTGCCGCTGACGCAGCGAACGCAACAGACCGAACAGCGACAATGCCGCCAGCACCACCAGCCCGGCGAACACGGTCAGGTGCGCATGGTTGAACCAGCGAGTGGCCAGTTCCGGGTGCAGTTGCAGCGTCCACGCGCCGATCACCACCACCATCGCCAGCAACAGCCAGGCCAATGGACGGCTGTAGTGACGCATTCGCGACTCGAGCATGCCTTCGGTTTTCACCAGCAGCCAGGTGCTGCCGAGCAAGGCATAAGCGACTACCAGACCGATGCCGCAGACCAGCGGGAACGGTGCCAGCCAGTCGAGACCGCCACCGGCGAACTGCCGATCCACCACCGGAATCCCGGCCACATACGCGCCGATCACCACCCCCTGGGAGAACGTCGCCAGCAGCGAACCACCGATGAACGCCCAGTCCCACAGATAGCGTTTTTCCGCCGGCGCCTTGAAGCGAAACTCGAACGCCACACCGCGAAAAATCAAACCCGCGAGCATGAAGATCAGCGGCAGATACAGCGCCTCCAGAATCACCCCGTAAGCCAGCGGAAACGCGCCGTACAACGCCGCACCGCCGAGCACCAGCCAGGTTTCGTTGCCGTCCCAGACGGGTGCGACGGTGTTCATCATCACGTCGCGTTCCTGCTCATCGCTGATCAGCGGAAACAGGATCCCGAGGCCCAGATCGAAGCCGTCCATGATCACGTACATCATCACCCCGAAGGCAATGATCACACCCCAGATCAACGAGAGATCGATACCTTGAATACCCATGACTCAACGCTCCTTTATCAGTGGATCCGGGTCGCGGATTCGAGGTTGTCGGTGACCGCCGAGAGAGGCCGGCGCGGGGTCTGTATCTGGGTGCCTTCAGGCGGGTGTTCGTGGTGCGGCTGCGGGCCCTTGCTCACCAGTTTCATCATGTAGCCGATGCCCACGGTGAACACCGAGCAGTAGATGACGACGAACAGCGCCAGCGAGGTGCTCATCTGCGCCACCGAGTGATGGGACGCCGCGTCGTGAGTGCGCATCAGACCGTAAACCACCCACGGCTGACGCCCGACCTCGGTGGTGATCCAACCCGCCAGCAGCGCGATCAGACCACT
The sequence above is a segment of the Pseudomonas sp. HS6 genome. Coding sequences within it:
- a CDS encoding heavy metal sensor histidine kinase, which produces MKIAGTYSLTLRLALVFAVLAFAALAGLGAALYNQLEEQLTRRDDIQLVSRIDQLRTILNDSNTLELIKNKPALFQNMLGNREALLTIGAPGQPPLFVVNPSDLALPSVPAVPVDHVMALNDVQHLPSINGVPFSAVAASIDSGDQGNLQVLIGKVMSERTAMLANYRLSVYGLASLAAIVLALVGCLLVYRGLLPLRRIARHAHGIGIANLGERLDRHGTPRELQPMIEAFNAMLDRLDRGVAQLSQVSTDMAHELRTPINNLLGETQVALQQNRSVDAYQQLLASNVEELERLTRMLDNMLFLARTDPASALNQRQELDACDEMQRIADYFEGLAADVGVTIEARGSGVIWAEPMLLRRALANLCANAIKYGAADSTMQVEAMAEPDGSYLRVRNQGATIPAEHLSRLFERFYRVDPSRERSAQSNGLGLSIVATIMQLHQGRYSVSSVEGVTCFELFFPARERRDANV
- a CDS encoding MFS transporter; translated protein: MHREPLSPSARWALTSLALSMLMPSLDTSIANAGLPTLAEAFDATFQQVQWIVLAYLLAVTTLIVSVGRLGDGFGRRRLLLIGIGIFTIASLACALAPNLAWLIVARAVQGLGAAIMFALTVALVADAVPKSRSGSAMGLLATMSATGTTLGPSLGGLLMAHVGWQSIFVINVPLGLLNAWLVYRYLPKDRTARSPVAFDYPGTAVLMLTLAAYALAMTVEGFTQTLLLISLLGVGLFMLVEKKSKAPLIHLSLFADTRISSSLALTLLVTTVMMTTLVVGPFYLSRGLGLTSTQVGLVLSVGPLLAAFSGVPAGRLVDRFGVRRMVPGALLGLACGCGLLALLPMSFGVFAYVLPITLVALSYALFQAANNTGLMSGVAQDQRGVVSALLGLSRNLGLITGAAAMGAVFALATDNPTQASATGIGAGLHMTFGVATALMLAALALGAFTHLRLASPVLEKTAQSR
- a CDS encoding LysR family transcriptional regulator, giving the protein MNAPDLNLLITLDVLLSEGSVARAAERLRLSPSAMSRALARLRETTGDPLLVRAGRGLVPTPRALELRDRVSYLVQEAEAVLRPAEVLDPGQLRRTFTLRNTDGFVETFAAALLARIAEEAPDVRLRFVQKADKDSTLLREGRVDLETGVVDDSTDPTLHSRILFRDQWIGVVREGHPLSSGKVSAKRFSAGQHILVSRRGRSSGPVDEALLAFGLTRDIVTSFGGFSAALTLVRESDLIATVPERHTSKLRTGLHSFALPLRMPDISVSMLWHPRMDADPAHRWLRNCVREVCA
- a CDS encoding cell wall hydrolase, whose protein sequence is MKLHGLICCLVLTLLSGTALATDQAPIKEKAEAKAEVLEEKAADKPDAPPAPKSEAITPKEVQAVDPAGTAPLDDPITCLARSIYWEAKGKDTAEMEAVASVVMNRLGHDGFPGTVCEVVKQGSETKSCQFSWWCDGKSDQVKEDAEYALAKEIAGKALNRQLNDRTHGALYFHDHNVDPSWAKKYTKTAETGKFLFYKPKDGEAR
- a CDS encoding CAP domain-containing protein, translated to MRFMPSVLRLAVLSTGLALATSAMATDESQLVESINSYRSQPQRCGAQASSELPPLSADPRLILPASGVVDLQQAMASASYPMVNVQAITLNGPRDAASAMKAIQESFCQVVLDPQFVDIGVSRADRDWRITLARPLLSARLGDGQAEGQKLLTQLNAARSQPRQCGGQAFSAAAPLAWNAVLGGVAQDHSRQMANNNYFDHKDRDGRTPGDRAELAGYSGQQVGENIAAGQDTVQKVVAGWLASPGHCANLMNPQYRELGAAYAVDPKSSAGIYWTAMFGGE
- a CDS encoding DUF2474 domain-containing protein, with the translated sequence MATIEMREVKSRWYKRLGWLLLIWSGSVVSLAVVASLLKLAMYAAGMRTH
- the cydB gene encoding cytochrome d ubiquinol oxidase subunit II, whose protein sequence is MGIQGIDLSLIWGVIIAFGVMMYVIMDGFDLGLGILFPLISDEQERDVMMNTVAPVWDGNETWLVLGGAALYGAFPLAYGVILEALYLPLIFMLAGLIFRGVAFEFRFKAPAEKRYLWDWAFIGGSLLATFSQGVVIGAYVAGIPVVDRQFAGGGLDWLAPFPLVCGIGLVVAYALLGSTWLLVKTEGMLESRMRHYSRPLAWLLLAMVVVIGAWTLQLHPELATRWFNHAHLTVFAGLVVLAALSLFGLLRSLRQRHTHWPFVFTLVLMFLGYIGLALSIWPNIIPPSVSLWAAASPATSQLFALIGALFILPVILMYTFWNYYVFRGKVRIGDGYH